ATGTGCTGGAGTGTGTCCAATTCACTTCGGTTTCTTGGGACACCCTACGTATCTGTGAACCAGTCCTACTCCTTGTAATCATGTCCCAGTTCTCATTTTATGCACGATATACTCTTAGTTTCAAGTCTGAGTATCTTGTGCTACACTGCCTATGTATTATTGCGAATATAGAAAAAGCATGTACAGAGACTCATGGCCTGTCCAACCACATagagaaaataaggatgcaaaatgatgataataataataagaagaaaagtagaaaaagatgaagatgatgaagagggaggaggaggaggagaagaaaaaggagaaaaagaaaaaggaggcggaggaggaggaggggaagaaaaggaaaagaagaaaaagaaaaagaaaaaggagggggacaaggaggaggggaagaaaaggaaaagaagaagaaaaagaagagaaaagacgaagagaaaaaaaagcaggataTACCACCAACCTGATGCATGGACTCGTAATCTATGCCTGGGGTGGAATGGTTCCCTCCGCGGTGAACGTGAGTCATGACTGAGGGCGGAACGTGGCTCTCAATCCACTCCGAGCTGGGCACAACCCCGTCCCACATGATGAGCCCGAGAGCCACTGTTCGCAGCAAGAGGAAGTCTGGCCGCACCTGGAGATGCAGAGCAGAAGGGTTTTGTAGGATGTTTGaagggtctatctatctatctatctatatctccgacgccctgctccctcacggaaacttccctccaggggaagtttccatctctccctgttctggcactccctctcatcacactcaatcctgctacttccaactctcttgctccagtactcactcaccctattgatccactttataggtgacaccccctccctcaatccttccctcatatacTCTCTTTACAAATTCATTCTCCACCATTCttatcacatgtccaaaccatctcaacgcaccatgcttcacccactccaccactccacactccactcctttcgctgtcacacccataccaagtCGCCTCTCAGCCATCCAGACCCACATGCATGCCCCCTATACACACTCTTCCCTAATATACGTTTCAAGGTAGAGAGAAACATTGAGATGACAGGAATTGATGACAATTGATAACAGCAGCATTTATGCAGTGCACTGTTCATAATGTTAACTGACAATCCTAATCAATGAACTACACAACTACTTTAAAGCAAGACTCAAAAGAACAGAAACAAATAACAAATGGGTTTGATCTAATAGGTCATTTCACACATTTTCATATTATCAAATTCTTATTTCTATTCTGCATCaattttcctacattttcttctctccagtgaatgaaaatgaagttCTGCTCCATTTTCAAGTTCTCAAAGCTTTTCTTTAGTTTGCACCAAGTTGCATAATCTGTAGAATCCTAAATtcaaaaagactaaaaaaaaacaaaaatttggGTACTGAACCTATGGGAAAGTGGGTTAAGTGGTTGCACAGCAaaactttctttcttttacagaaggaagcagcaaaaaaaaaaataaaaataaaagaaataaaaaaaaagccccaaAACCACTGCCCTATAAAAGAGTGTGAGGATGGGtggccaagagaggtcaattttggatggaggagagctgtcttgatactctcctcttgaacacCTTTTAGTCAATAGAAAAGCTTGATAAAAACACTTGAAAACTTAACAATACACAGTAACTCACTCAGCTGGAGCCCTAAGTCAAGGTAGGAATGCACCATGCATGAAGTATAGGAGGCATCAGTCCATTCTCAAATATCTACCCAATCTATAAATATGGTCAGCCAGAACATAGTAATCCTCACCTGGTCCAGCAGGTACGGAGTGTTGGGTGCAATCATCCACTCGGCAATGGCCTTGTTGTTGCTCCGGAAATAAATCATGCCCAGGGCTAAGGTGGCTCCTGGGGCAGTGACGTCTATGTTGACACAGTCCCCTTCCTGTGGGTGAGACAAAAGCTCCCTGgtgtcatttattttatttttttattgcttggTGTAAGAAGGCATACAAGAAATggcagaagacaaaggaggaggaagatagagaggtgtttaaagaaaagaagaaaaaggcaagaaaagaggtAGTGAAGGCAAAGAAGTAAGCAACagaagagtgggtgagggagagagaagggagaaattagaAAAATGAGATGTTTAAAATTGCGaaacaaatgaagagagagagagagagcagatgtagttggggcaaagtttgtaaaagatgaaggagggaacatcatggtggaaaaagaaaagatattggaaagatggagtaaatatttcagtgaactgttaaatgagaaaatgaatatacgataaATGAAACTGAATAAGTAGAAGACCCACAAGAAAAAATtacggaagaggaagtaaaagaagcactAAAGGAAATTAAAAATGGTAGAGCAGCAGGACCTACAAGGGTAACAGTAGATTTAATAAaagcagcaggaaaggaaggagaggtggaattgACAAGAGTGTTAAATGATGTATTAAAAAAAGGGAGATACCAGAAGACTAGAAAGGAAGctacactatacccatttttaaagggaaaggagatgctttgaaatgtggtaactatagggggataaggttactggagcatggcatgaaggtatatgaaaaagtcctggagaagaggctgagaaggataataagaattgataaatgtcagtttggcttttgccctggaagatcaacaactgaagcaatatatactatgagagggcttcaggaaaggtttacagaaaagaggaggaaattgtatcatgtttttgtagatccagagaaggcatttgacagagtaccaagggaaattataagatgggcattgagaaggcaaagagtaccagaaagattggttgaatcggtgatgggactatatgaaggtacaaaatcgagaatgaaaacagtggtgggaacatcagatgagttcgaaattggagtgggggttcaccagggatctgcccttagcctgctcctgtttataacagtaatggaggagacaacaaaggaagcaagaggagaggcaccacgggagctgctgtatgcagattacttggtagtaaatgcagacacagctgaagaagtgaaagaaaagtttaataaatggaaggaaggaatggaggagagaggtttgaaattaatatgtacaaaacaaagtacatggtgactggaaaagaagcaagagaaaagattaaatcaggaaaatatccatgtggatgctgtgggaagggagtaggtgtaaattctgtcttgtgcacatgttgcaggcagtggtgccaccttagatgctcaggcctcagaaatgtaaaagtgcagaattttacatgcccagcttgtgtaagtagacagcaaggacaagaaactgagagggatgaactagaggtgaatggaggaaagctggatgaagtagaacatttctgttatttgggagatgttctggactgtgaggcgggagtggagaggacagtgggagcgagagtggcggcagcgtggttaaagtggagggaggtggctatgtgccaagcgtgtattagatcagtgatgttgtatgaagcagaaacatgggctctaactagaaaattgatggaggtaatgagagcaagtgatcgcagaatgctgaggtataaggcagggatcaggtggcaagacagggtgtccattGCAGAtatagctaacagatgtggagtgaaggacctggaaacagtgatcagaagggaaagactcctaTGGTTTGAACAaataaagagagcaggggaggatacagtgctgggacttgtggagagattagaggtagaaggaagaccagttggtagacctaggaaaacgtggagtaAGCGTAAACAGGAAGAcgtggcattgatgggattggatgaacatcaggcagaagacagagtagaatggaggagagccataaagcatcCAACCGCTccggaagagtgaaaacggacgttaaacgaaatgattgtgatgatgattactagggaggcagctcaagggtaaaaacaaaaacagggaCAAAAAGGCCCACTAgatgctgctccaacaaaagaaaacggaatgaaaggccagaagagaggttgatttcagaaggagaggtgtcttgattctcTCGACATGAAagtgttcaagtcataggaaggggAAAACACAGACAAGGGGAGGCGGCTCAACACAACACTACATATACCACTCATGTCGGCCAGCACCAGGATCAGTACACTCAACATTTACAAAACTATTGATTCAAGTTAGTTTACAAATGCAGTTTATGTGTAAGAGCAAACTTATGACTGGAGTCTAAATCATTACTCTTAAACTGACACAACTTACAAGTACAGTCTAGTATTTGTGTAGTGAGGATTTCTAGACAAGACACACACAACTAACCTTGATCTGGTAGCTTGGGCACTTGTATTTATCCCTGTGTATGCCAAACAGGGGCTTTTTGTGTCCTCCTTCAATGTAATGGTAAAGCTCTCCGGCAATGTTTAGGTCAGAGAATCCTGCtgcctctccaccccttccaAACATCACCAGGCCGAGGGCAAGTCCAGCCGCCAAAGAGTAAGACTCCCGATCATTGGAGTTTTCCATTTCGGGGCCGGGAGGGCGACCAATTTCCTGCATCAAGACCTCTGCCATGTGACGATGGGCCGTGTCTTGGTAAACCAGACCAACGCCTATGATGGCAGCAACCTGTGGAAGCAAAATCACATGAGAAGTGTTAAGAATACATCACTTTACCTTCCCATGCAGATACACATGGATGGGGTTCAGTATACCAGCTATGGACGTGCAAAAGAATGCCAACGAACCTGAACCGTATGAGGAACATCTAATTCTGTTGAGGTGGGCGGCAGGAGGCACTCTAGATGCACGCTGAGAAGCTTGGTGGTCTGGATGTCCATTGTTCCTCTCTTGGCCACGGACAAGCCCAGCAGGAGCCCCACACACGTCATTTCTTGGCCCCGCGCTAGGTAGTCATGCATGTTGACGGTCACCAGGTTTCGCAAGTGTCCGGTGAGGCCCAGAGCCATCAGGAAGCCTGCATGTTCTGTTGGGCTGTCCAGGGATCCCTTTGGCTTGTTGTACACTATCCAGGTGGAGTCTATTTCCCCACAGTTGGGTGCAATTTTGAGTCCTGCAGCAACACCATTGTGGAAATGTGGCCACATGTCCATGTTTGGGGGCACCTCAATGTTGGAAAGGTCAATGGTTGTGCCTCTTGGGGGAGCTTTGCCTGAGAGGTTGAGCTTGGGTATTGGAAGGGTTTCTGTGATCACTGGGGCAGAGGTGCAGAgtgtaaacattcctcttccaATAGGCAGCGCCATAGTCCTAATACAGAGAGCATAAAGATGTCGCTCCTGCTCCTCCAGAAAGTCATGATCGGACACTTCTGGCCGCTGCACAATGTTGATGGTCACGGCTTTTGAGGAACAAAACATGCGGCGAACCTCCGTCACTCGCTGATCTTCCACCCAGCGGAGGGCAAGCATGTCTGTGTCCAGGGTCTCCATGCCGTCTTCATCCTCTTTGGTCAGCTGTGGCGCCttcttgacctcctgcaccagaTCCTGGTCTCGGTGACACCTCACCTTGATGTTGAAGGGATCCTTCAGCCTCTCGTTATTGCCGTTGTCATTTTTCTCGGCGGTTTCTCTCTGAGCCACAAGGTCTGGTCTGTGTATGAGGTGGTAGGCTGAGGCCGGCCAGTGTTCCGGGGGCCACATGCGACACATGTGCTGACCGTTCATCAACACCAGCGACACTCCTGGTGACAACAGCTGAATGTCCCTGACAGTAAGACCCAATTCATTTGTTAAGAGTACAATTTTTTCATGAATGTTGGGTCTGACATCACTATTTTGGAGACTGCTGACTGGGAGATGAGTCAGAGCAAATGACTTCCGAGTGTTTGGACTGATACAGTTCAAAAATCGCTCTACTGCAATGTCTTGCAAATGGCAATCCGCAGCTGCAACTGAATATAACAACACCAGATTTTTGGTGGTTGTGCAGACATGTGGAATGCAGGGGAAAGGCTTGGGCTCTGCACCCTCCATGATGTCATAGAGGTGAGCCAGCACCTGCGGAGGCTGTCTGCTGACGTAGCCCGGGATAACAAGCTTCTGTGCCTCTGCAAGCGGAACTTGAGGAGGCGGTCCCTGCAGAGGGCAGACTGTTGGGAAGTCTCTCCAGTAATGGTGGAGGTACTGTGAGGCTCTCAGGTCTGCAGCCAGCTGGTCCAGGCAGGGAACAAGGAGGTTACAGAATTCCCAGTGCAAGGAGTTTAACTTGAAATCTTCATAGACAAGGTGAAGGGCAAAGTGTATTGCTGGCAGGTACACAAAGAGAGGTGCATTAACATTAACGGTCCCTTTGTTCCCTTCCTGCTGCTTCTGCACCACGCCCACCTTCTGCAGCCCCAGCATTTCACTGAGGCTGTTCCCGGCAGCAGCATGTAGAGGGGAGGACAGGATGTACTCCCAGTCGTTGTCGGAACCACTTTCTGCAGCTCGAAATTTCTTTGATGCCACTAAAGGACTGCAAGAATCTGCACTTTCCACGGGGCAGGTCAGGGCAAGCTTGTCCGTATCATAGCCGATCATGGACAGCATCATCATGGAAAACAGCGTCCATTCACCCTGTGGGGAAAAATCATCTGACCCCGGAGCGTTCTTTGTTGCATACCACTTGTTGATCAACTGGAGTGCTGCGTCTGGTGGTAAGATGAACTTGAGGGCAGCGAGGGAATACTTCACAAGCGGCGATGATGTCATTTCTGGGAGGGTTATTCTGTAGAGGTTTCCATTGGCATGTTCAAGAGTTATGCGACTGTCAGTTGAGTCTCTGAGAGCGACAATGGCACAGGAGAGCGGCAGACCGGGATCCTCGCTGAAGGACTCTACGTGCATCTTCTCCGACACCACCGGCGACAGCCCAACGTCGAACTTGGCATCAGCAGACGATGGCGGGCGGCTGGACGTGAGCAGACTAGACCTTCGGAGAGGCGTGGCGACGGGACTTTGAAGGTGCGACGATATATTGAGGGAGGAGAAATCCCTGAACAAGGATGAATTAAATGTGGGCAGCCCACTGATGTTGATGCGACTGACCTGGACAGTTCCCGTGTAAAGCAGCAAACTGTTACTGCTGTCCACGACTATCATCATCTTCAGGGTTTTCAGTGGGTAAGCATCTTTGGCGGGTATGGAGGAAATGGAGCCGAAAACCAAGCTTGATTGATCA
The DNA window shown above is from Eriocheir sinensis breed Jianghai 21 chromosome 3, ASM2467909v1, whole genome shotgun sequence and carries:
- the LOC127005116 gene encoding anaphase-promoting complex subunit 1-like, which gives rise to MISCGDAQDFVPFGREYLEHHPGEVGLPPPRPSQVPPHIDLLRQLDTVSINSSKEWWDIRHSKDGLTEEELYVSGSRVVWSRGQAGRVGSRQVVKCMTCDSAVIHAMFATFYTYPDQPSLLGEPVPQGPTGDSLPSICIVENDCLTIVTEEGDDYSVALPFPVRKVWPIKYGILLERQVTASEIAAQKNEVESLPTFYSLLHPLDEINPLLYRTGYSGSDRPTYMSDLAQQAVFMSQDPSICILFNSVNNSHTIWKIRRAKTEENNLVFQSGVQPSLNNTPITTLLSSAGSYAQLHSCSHTHSLSQSHTNITSPSGQGPSHTPTTPRTRTLFPTPMIAPKLQQSQTARSHMATLGRTQSPSVFGGQHLRLAMSPSPCRSPGHRTPRTSHLTSFNETLSEPEPLVPDICLDHLWTDHSLARATRAFLTEDHVEQKYLCLMLSQAGILRCIKYDFSNDQSSLVFGSISSIPAKDAYPLKTLKMMIVVDSSNSLLLYTGTVQVSRINISGLPTFNSSLFRDFSSLNISSHLQSPVATPLRRSSLLTSSRPPSSADAKFDVGLSPVVSEKMHVESFSEDPGLPLSCAIVALRDSTDSRITLEHANGNLYRITLPEMTSSPLVKYSLAALKFILPPDAALQLINKWYATKNAPGSDDFSPQGEWTLFSMMMLSMIGYDTDKLALTCPVESADSCSPLVASKKFRAAESGSDNDWEYILSSPLHAAAGNSLSEMLGLQKVGVVQKQQEGNKGTVNVNAPLFVYLPAIHFALHLVYEDFKLNSLHWEFCNLLVPCLDQLAADLRASQYLHHYWRDFPTVCPLQGPPPQVPLAEAQKLVIPGYVSRQPPQVLAHLYDIMEGAEPKPFPCIPHVCTTTKNLVLLYSVAAADCHLQDIAVERFLNCISPNTRKSFALTHLPVSSLQNSDVRPNIHEKIVLLTNELGLTVRDIQLLSPGVSLVLMNGQHMCRMWPPEHWPASAYHLIHRPDLVAQRETAEKNDNGNNERLKDPFNIKVRCHRDQDLVQEVKKAPQLTKEDEDGMETLDTDMLALRWVEDQRVTEVRRMFCSSKAVTINIVQRPEVSDHDFLEEQERHLYALCIRTMALPIGRGMFTLCTSAPVITETLPIPKLNLSGKAPPRGTTIDLSNIEVPPNMDMWPHFHNGVAAGLKIAPNCGEIDSTWIVYNKPKGSLDSPTEHAGFLMALGLTGHLRNLVTVNMHDYLARGQEMTCVGLLLGLSVAKRGTMDIQTTKLLSVHLECLLPPTSTELDVPHTVQVAAIIGVGLVYQDTAHRHMAEVLMQEIGRPPGPEMENSNDRESYSLAAGLALGLVMFGRGGEAAGFSDLNIAGELYHYIEGGHKKPLFGIHRDKYKCPSYQIKEGDCVNIDVTAPGATLALGMIYFRSNNKAIAEWMIAPNTPYLLDQVRPDFLLLRTVALGLIMWDGVVPSSEWIESHVPPSVMTHVHRGGNHSTPGIDYESMHQAFYNILAGSCMVIGLKFAGSANSEAFQILWKYTRMFTNFTKRSVAELAGKSTIETCLNVILLSLSMVMAGTGDLDVLRIIRYLRSRVGPSNSTVGYGSHLTIHMALGFLFLGGGRFSLATSNMAIAALIIACFPKFPTHSNDNRYHLQALRHLYVLAAEPRLLMPVDVDTGRLCQVNITVRFTDTEQYRNQSYEALAPLMLPELSKLSEIIIEGDASDHRYWPVRFSNGNKSWSILEALLRCGDGLAVKLKDGRYPYGAAPSGLQVKLAHLLTQDNSARWTIKSSVLEEVSGCSAGLVHSMVGGSTPPNLSVSGAAPSSVSAPEPGKAEDGDAAFTQALITIIYEYLCVGKPQAITNWLAALQGIRRISTLSQRTGLLLWHVKLIVRAAHFMHNLNHHQDRVCSSTPKEHTRRGKTRPLVSAEQALSLSKQLELLIDTWLIESSEEVVRYLKGDTERTYSAKCAFTLVMLHLPAYTDLPSTEGHSNPLPLMAALRKAKVQPAAISSLVKILFSS